GGCAGCGCATAAAGGTAAGAAAATGGAGCATTGTTAGGATCTGAAGAATTTGGAATTTgttagaaaaatattgcaagGAGGTTTGGGAGCCCTCGAAGCACTCCCGTAACAATACACtctattttctcttcacttGCAATTTACCAAACAGTTGGCGCGCATTGCTTCTTACCATTTCATGAGCACTTGTTCATTTATTCCATCATCTTCATGAGATACACAGCAACCCAACCTTATCATTCCCACAATCAACAGAGTTCTTAACAGATAGAGAAGACAAGTTTTGTAACGTGCAACTACGTATTGACTGTCTTTCATAGCGGCAGGTTGAGACGGACGTGGCTCCATAAAAACTAAGAGAAAAGTAAGGTTGTATTGCTCGCTCGATGTTCCCAAAGGAGAcgcaacttttttaaaatagggGACGTGTTTGCATAGACATCTTTCCtactcaaattttaaaaataaaaaacattgttaaaaaaaaacgtattaaaatattttccttatggagattttatatttgaaaaaaaaaaattaagatatgaAGCagatgcattttaattttaaaataaaaataataagaatcttaattattctacttataaatccaatctataaataatatatatatatatatatatatttatgttaaatAGATTTTAAACATGAAAGAAGTGTTCTTGTATAGATTTAAAGCTcaaacaatttttaataaataagaatTAACAATAGCCTATAtggtaataatattaaattgtgatttgaatagtaagatgaaatgaaataattttaaatgaaagttagaatttgaataaaatattattaaaatattaatttataataatattattttagaatttgaaaatgttgaattatttattatattttatataaaaatttgataaaattataatgatcaaATAAGATCAAATGAAACACTTTTACTATTCATCACAGcctaaaactttcaaaaaaataataatactaaaactattggcaaaattaaaatagttaaaaattttaaacttcgtTTGTTTCATAaaacttttcatctcatctcacattattattattattattttaaattttcatacaaaataatataaatagtttaactttttcaaattataaaataaaaaataatattaaataaatataattcaataagattttatttaaatttttatttttatttcaaataatgtTATCTCGTCTGTAAAAGCAAATGAgaattcaattaaaaataaaagaaaatcagtTTAAAAAGGAAACGGGACTTCAATAATGAATGCCGTGTATAATTATATAGCTTGATAagcattattcatattattcagtatttatttaaagttctctcctctctccccttcCCTTCTATTCTCTTCTGTGGCTTGCCATTTTCAATGGCTACTCTTAGCATCACCGCCCATAAACTCCCTTCACTCACCAAATCCATTGCAGAATCCCAGAGGCCTAACTTTCCTCCATCTATTCTCTCCGCCCAAGTCTTCACCAAGTCCAACCCATCAAGCAATTTCAGCTTTTCAACCACCCGTAAAAGGAGCTGTGTCATTTGGTCGGTCACTGAGGACCGAGAGGTTGTTCCGGTGAAGGAGAATCTTAATATTGTCGAGGATGAAGAAAGCCGGTTGTTACTAAATGGGTCTGAAGAACTTCAGCCTCTTTCTACTTCTGAGGGGAGAGAAGAGGATGATGATTTTGATAGGTTGGTTAGCAAAGCTATCAATGCTTCTATTGTTCTAGGATTTGGGACCTTCGCCGTTAGCAAGTTGCTCACCATTGACTATGATTACTGGCACGTGAGTGATTTCTATTGTTAATTTTGCTTGTATTTTTCCTCGCTCCTTTTTTGGCCATGGGTATTTATGAGAATCGGCTATTGCATAGTTAATTGCATAGATGCTGATGATACTTTTATGCTTTTATCACTTTTGGTTTGTAAAATAGCTTTGAATTGTCAAttacggtttttttttttttcatacgaGCACATATATATGCgatattattttagttaattattttccTGGATATCAATTTGTTTTTGAAGCATACTTATGTTCTTTGTCATGGGAGATTAGGAACCGTTTAaatgtaatagatttctatatTGCAGAAATCAATTTCCATTTATGGGAAATTTTGCCCAAAAATAAGATTGACAGACAAATGTAATCATCAAATTGATTAGATAACTTTTGAAAGCTAATGTTCGCTTTTCATGCTGTTTTCCATTAATAAATTTCAAAGTTGCCTCTTTCAGTCAGTGTATCTTGCCTGTCAAGACCaactttttgttttaattttctcaGGGATGGACCCTTTATGAGGTACTAAGGTATGCACCCGAACACAATTGGATTGCCTACGAACAAGCTCTCAAAGCAAACCCTGTGTTAGCCAAAATGGCAATAAGTGGGATTGTGTATTCTCTAGGAGATTGGATCGCCCAAGTATGTGCTTGAAGGAGATTATCTTAAATAATTTGTCCTGGTCATATATACTTTGATTGATTCTTTAGTTGTTTCCTTCTGAATTTTCAGTGTTATGAAGGAAAGCCTCTGTTTGAGTTTGACCGGACACGTATGTTCAGATCGGGCCTTGTTGGGTTTACTCTCCACGGGTCCCTTTCTCATTATTACTACCAATTTTGTGAGGTGATAATTGTGATTAATATTTGGTCAGTTGGTTTATCTGTTGATTTTCTGTGGATGGCTGTAATCGTTTACTTTGGTTTTCAGGCTCTTTTTCCATTCGAAGATTGGTGGGTGGTCCCTGCTAAAGTTGCCTTTGACCAAACAGTGTGGGCAGCAGTTTGGAACAGCATCTATTTTGTGGTTTTGGGGTTCTTGCGTTTTGAATCTCCAAccaatatttttaatgaactgAAGACTACATTTTGGCCCATGCTTACTGTAAGAAACCACTCTAGTTTTCCTCTACACTTTTTGAGTGTCTTTAGATTGTGTCTGATCAACAGTTTGTTTCCTTGGTTGTTATCTAGTttgtgaaataaaatatttatcatctttaaaataattgtgGGTCTGCCGACCTTAACTTTGGCTATAGTTTTAAGACCTATGTATTGAATGCAAATGTCGCTCTTTTCCTTTTGTGCCTAAGGGATCTTCAAATTTCTCACACTCTTTCTGCTAAGTACTTCACCAACTCTCACTGAGCAGTCTTTGAAGTCCATTTATGTATAAAGACCCATGTAAATATGTTGCATGGCGAtactcaaaatttcttttctattttgttttgaaaaaataattggtCAAATGTTCTAAGAAGTATAAGCTAGAAGTTTATTAACTGGTATCTACATACCATTCTTAAGATGATTGAAATTTCATTCCTTTGGGTTCTGTCCAACATAGATTGGATTGAATTGCagcaaattttgtattcaatgcaTATGTGTCATGAAACATTACTTAATTTTATGGTTCACTTTACAGGCAGGGTGGAAGCTTTGGCCATTTGCCCATCTGATAACCTATGGTCTTATCCCTCTTGAACAAAGGCTTCTTTGGGTAGACTGTGTGGAGCTCATCTGGGTTACCATACTGTCAACGTAAGTATctaaatatatctattatatccTGTTGAGTACGCTTGTATGGTAACTTTTGTCATTATTCCATTTGCAGCCATTTAAAGTACACCTTTTCTTTTCTACATTATACACTGAACAGAAATCTGTGATTATTTTGTCTCTTATTCTGCATCACATACCTATcatcaacctttttcaactttgtGGTTTCCATCTTGTTCAGTTTGGAAATTTGTTTTCCATGATGTGGACCACACATTATTAGATcatcagaaattttttttttcttatgttttataaGAAACAGGGTTCATTCATATAAAATGAGCCAAATACAACATAAAACAGTCCCATTGCAGCATCTAATAATACACAAGACTTAATAAAATCAGGGCACTGGTGCCACCATTGAACTGTATCTTCCAACCTCCTGGCATGACAAGCAAGCAAATGAGCAGTTTCATTACCCTATTGACCAACCTTAGTAATCTCATAATCCTGAAATCTTCTAACCAACATCtgaattttcaaaatcaaaggATCCAGTGTAGTGAGATTTGTTCCATTAGAACTTACAGCTTCAATAATTGATGAAAAATCACCTTCCACGATTAAACTAGTTATACCAAGATGAAAAATCATCTGCAAACGTGAAGCAGTTAAGGCTTCAATCTCATCCACTTCAAACTCACCCACTTCTCTTCTAATCAATGCCATTAACACTTTACCCTTATCATCCCTTAATGTAGCCCCTATTCCAGCAGATGAAGTGTGGTGAAATACAgctccatcaaaatttaatttgaactTGCCCACCAGTGGAGGTTTCCAAGCAAGTACCCTCTCTACATGTTCCAAGACCTGATTTGATTTTATGGTAGTAAAACTTTCAACATATCCAATACAATTAGGTCATCTGAATTGTTTAAGcgataaatgaattaaatgagcattttcttatttgtttatttcttttaattttttgataagtctGATTTGTTTATGATTCATTCCTCAGTATAGTAGGACTAAAAGTGTTTTTGTAGACTTCTTTCTCTAACACCGGATACCTTTTTCCTGTGTAGTTATTCAAATGAGAAATCAGAAGCACGAATATCTGAGGCTTCAGTGGAAGCAAACCCTTCTTCATCCAGTAGTCCTAAGGTACAACAACTAACTACTGTTACAGAGTTCCTCTAGGGCCTGCATGAGAAATTTATTTGAGGCTAAATTTGTCTATGGAAGCCACATGGGGGAGAACCCATGGATTCTCGTAGCACATTCACATTGGGTCTTGTGTCCAGTTAACCTAGACATTGGATTGTTTTATTTTCCTGGCAAGATCTGAACAACATATTCTCAGGACTCTTTGAACACCAACCCCATTGCAGCCATTTgccaaaatggaagaaaatctTGGTTTTGGTGGGTTAGGGGCAGAGAGATCCAAGATTTAACTTGCAATAAACATCTTTCTCAATATGACCTACCCAAGAAAATAAACATCTTTTGCGATATTATGTCCGTCCTACATCCTACGTTGCTAAtgtgcaagtttttttttttttttttttggtgttttgcTAGGAGTAAATGAATTGGAAAGCATGATAGCATGATGACAGTTTTAGCAATCAAAAGGAGTGGGTCTACAATATCACACTTAATTCTGGAAGCCTGACAGTGGCAATGTGAAACTGCAAAATGCAAATAGATGGACTCATACCTAAGACCTGCCTCTGCAGTTGCTGCTGTATACTCCGCTCAGTCGTTATACAttatgttcttcttcttcttcttcttcttctttctataCTTTTTGAGGGGGGAAGAATTTGGGACAAACCTTTTGTACAAtttaataatgtaaaacaacataTTATATAAGCTTAGAATTTTTTGCAAGGATATGTTGTGTATTCAGTCTCCATGTATACCAGCTCTTCAACTTCAAGGACTATTTCCCTCATGAAAGCAATATAATTTCATCACTCATGAGATATTTGCAACTCTTAACTGTATTATGCTCTTATTTAAAGTGTTTGGAATTTGGAAGTCCATCAATCCTAAAATTTCCACTGGAGCTCATGTAACAGgtagaaaaaaatggaaatttccaATGAAGACTTACTCGTCTTATTGCACGCCCAGGAGTTTCATGGGCCTAAGGCCCAATATACTGCACACGTGGCCTCACTGACAAACAAAAAGTCGTAAGCATTGCAAAATTATCGATATTTTCCTAAGAGCATCTCCATCAGTATCCCCATACCGATACTTTCCCTATAATTTGGGGAAAATTATAGGGTTTTCTCCAATTTGGCTCCTCATCCCATTCCCTAAAATGGGGTTTGGGTTTCTGATTTGTACAGTAAATATCCATATTTGTGCATCGACTGTACATCCCCAAATttgattttctctctcttatccCGTGGTTCTTGCTCTGGACAGTTGGATGCTGTTACGATTTCACCTCCTCCCTTGCCATCCGAGCAA
This is a stretch of genomic DNA from Carya illinoinensis cultivar Pawnee chromosome 3, C.illinoinensisPawnee_v1, whole genome shotgun sequence. It encodes these proteins:
- the LOC122303950 gene encoding mpv17-like protein — encoded protein: MATLSITAHKLPSLTKSIAESQRPNFPPSILSAQVFTKSNPSSNFSFSTTRKRSCVIWSVTEDREVVPVKENLNIVEDEESRLLLNGSEELQPLSTSEGREEDDDFDRLVSKAINASIVLGFGTFAVSKLLTIDYDYWHGWTLYEVLRYAPEHNWIAYEQALKANPVLAKMAISGIVYSLGDWIAQCYEGKPLFEFDRTRMFRSGLVGFTLHGSLSHYYYQFCEALFPFEDWWVVPAKVAFDQTVWAAVWNSIYFVVLGFLRFESPTNIFNELKTTFWPMLTAGWKLWPFAHLITYGLIPLEQRLLWVDCVELIWVTILSTYSNEKSEARISEASVEANPSSSSSPKE